AATTGAACTCGTGATTTTCACGTACAAGAATCATGTTCTACCTACTTGGCCACCCTTTTTAGATCTAGTTATTATTTTGTTCAATGAGTACAAAAGGatgatgacatttttgtaaatagtAAACATAAAATTGctattctatttttaaaatgtctacaattttctatttataataCTTAACATTCTTATAATTTAGCATTGTAAAATTCCCCCATCAACTATAACAATTACTACGTAACAAATAACTTCTATACATTTcctaaacaacaaaaataaaactatccataaatcataaaattacattattaatacaCCTCACAAAAAAGTGTTTGGATCCGTAGAACTTTTGATTGTAAACTCTTTGAATTCAATTCTCATGTTCTCCTCTTGACATGACATTAttaagtataattttttatatttattaattatcattgAATTGATCGAAAGATTGACCCACCACAAATTAATTACTCTTTTTatctcattttacatgtcttatTTATTACTCATTAGTCAATCAAACACTTTTCTTGAGATTATTTTCTTTagcattttattataatttttaaattttacatatttcatttaattaattgtacttttgatgtagtttacacacacacaaacttaaatattacaaaaaattaattgtaaataaCACCAATCAAACCTCGTTAACTGAATCAATCACATCAAATGAGACATGAGAATATATAAGACAATATCATAAAACGAgtatatatgataattaaatataaagaggTAGTTGAACAGATACAATTAATAGAAAGAgtcctaaaaatatatatataaagaaccTCCAATATGATAATGTCATGTaagggaaaaaattatgaaataactttaaaaatgaTATGCAATAAGATTTTTAacccataaattttattttattttttgtgtatttttaattaatcattaataaagCATACTTTCGAATAGCAGTTAAAGATTTTATCTTAAATTGTAGATAAAAATTCATTAAGTCATCGCACCTAACTTTTGCACCTTTTGCAATGTCAGAGCGAATATGTTGCAGTACTTGCAATCATCCAATATAATATGTAAAGGATATATGAAAGGTTGCAAACATAAAGTTTAGACTTGTTAATCAAGTCATCCCCAATGGACAAACTAAAGAACATATTAAAGTTTGATTCtccaaatatatttatatttatatttcccCCCAAAAGTAGAGTGGCTTCAATGGcacatttttacatttttttggtTGAGCAATGCTACTCATTCCGACCATACTCAATCCTCTCATTATCCACACACATTATCATAATAAAGTAGTTACACTCAAGTCTTATTTATCATATATGATATTAATACTTAAGCTATGTTGATTTTATGACAATGAATCAAAGGTTGGCCAACACAAGTCTTTGGAAGAACAAtagttataaaattgaaaaacaaataatgaaatcaatagtAATGTATTATACTCTTTTGAATTCTGAATTGCGAACTCTTTACAATCCCTTTTCTAAAGTAACAAACTACCCATATTATccttttcaaaaataagaaaacatgTCCTAGCTAGGGTTTCGGCTTAACCGCACCGAGGACGAGCAAGGAGAATGACGGACTATATATAGTCAATGCCGAAGATGAGCACAAAGCTCCCCATCACCCACCCATCACGACGATAGTTACAATCATATCTAATTTTAGATAGAAAAATGCTTCTTactcttaaatttttaatttcctcTCATATCTCCTCCTGATGCAGCTCCCAATCATTGGGTAACCATGAATATGCTAACCaaccactaattaaaaaaaaaaaaacaatcaaatgaTGTCAAGTCAAGAGGAAGAAAATGTAGAGAAAACAATACTCTTTAGGACATGTACGATGAGGTGAGGGTGGAAGAACAAAATTGAAATGGTTGAAATGTACATTAAAAATGGATGGATAGATATTGAGGGAAGATGAGACTTGTGAAAAAAGTAAAACGCACTAAGGGATTCCAATTTTGGAAGGGTTCCATAAGTAAAAGTCAaatagttttttatttaatagtcTGCGAGAGGGAagaaaggaatatatatatttctatatgGAGCGCAGATTGCAACTAGTGCTATAAAGCATGTAGAAAGCTGTCTGCACTTAGGTTAATGGGGacactatttttattcatttgtaTATGCATTAAATTtacttttctaaaaaaaaatacatcaagaaaatttaaaacttaaaaataatgtCACACACCAAACTAATTAACACAATCTGACATCGATAGAAGATAATAAGTGGTAAGGGATATCCAAAATGTGAAGCAATCACTAAGTCAATATATCGGTCAATTTGCACATCTACTCGATTACTTCCCAGTGTAATACTGTAATGTCTAACACGGCATATCCAATTGCTTTTAACATAGTTTACAGAGACATTGATAATGCTGTGTATGTCTCATATGTTATTGTAAGATTATAGATGTTATAGTAGTATAGGGTATTAGAGCAATTGGGGTTGCCCCCTACATGACAATTTTATAAATGTACTGTTAAGGTTATCTATAAATATGAATATCTCGTTTTTTCTCAATACACAAGATGAAGATGTGAATCGGtttatgaaaaagaaattaaaaagaaaaataaataagaggAAGCTAAGGAGAAGAAAGAAGCAAGATGTTGTGGCTTGCATCACTTTTGGCATATTAATTGAGTTGAGCTTGTAGCCCACACTGGTGAATTTGATTGATTCACCAAAGTAGCTATAGAGCATTAGGGTAGGTTATCTTGCAACACCTAAGCATAATCCACTCAAAAGTCAGCGCCACAAGCTCCAAACCAATTGGTGAAACAATAATATTTAGatgtaaaagtgatttttcttaaatttctatatatatataaaagacccGGAATATAACGATATTATTCCTCTTCTATTTCACTAGCAAAActaattatacaattttgttaaatatacCATACTATTATGTACAATAATAATGAAGGACGGACTTAGATCAATCATATACTCAAAAATATCTGAAagcataatttttttgaaatgatCTCTCCATCTCTTACAAGTGAAAAGACATAGATGAAAATTTCAAAAGGATATATGTCCAACCTTATATTGTCATGGTGCTTAGTAGATCGATTTGGAAGCTCATCAAGATCATCGACTATGCAACGTTTAAAGCAAAACAAAGTTAGCAGCCGAGCTTGACCCAATGATTGTGAATGTCAAAATTAATTATGCTTAGCGAATTATGTGCTAATACATGTCCGACGGGATCATGACAATTTCGAGccgaaaaaatatataactagTAACCTCATTTGTAACCATTTCAGAACAGTATAACACTAAAATAACTAGTATAAATATCTATCTTTGTAATCATAGAAGAGGAACAACTTTAATACATTATTAACCATAAGCTTTGCGGGCCTGAGCCACTCAAAGCCTTCTCCTTCTCCATAGTTTTTCTTCCATTATAAGCTTAAATAAAGACCTATGATTTAATGTTAGGGTCATAGCGTTGATAATCACACTAACATTGACAATATGCATTAACaatgattataattattattaaatatgtttgACTTAAtggcatttaaaaaaatacataggagaaaataaaactactaaacAATAGTTGTATAAATTTTGGTCAAACAATACCGATAATATCacactcttcaaaaaaaaaaaaacaccgaTAATATCACCAAAATCATCGGGTTCAAACTTTTCCGAGGGTGATTGTACACTTGTAAACCAAACACAGAAATATCATGCTGAGTAACCATCCAATCAATACACGTATTAGCCTCCAGTAGATATGCTTAACCGAGCAATATAATGTCTGAATAAGCTCTCAAATTGCACCTAGGAGATGTTTGAAATCTCCATTAACAAGATATTATTGcaactaataattaattgaaatatagaaaaagaaagtaaaaatattGTACTCCATATAATGTGATTAATTAGGAAAGCAGTGTGTACTGAGTGAAGGTAGTGAGCAGCCCACAATGGGAATGATGTGAACGTAGTCACATTTCTCCCAAGTCTTGCGTCTTAAAATGTTTGTGGTTCTACTGGggaaaaaaaatgttcaaagcACTCACCATGCCTTGCCTGCAAGTTGCAATtattcaattgttttttttttttttttttttttttttttttttttttgaaacaattgcCATTTTTTCTTTTAGCTCTTTGATTTACTTGGAAAACCGTAATTGATATCCGAATGTGCGCTTTGACTGAATCTCATCATCTTGTAATCTTGGACTCTTTgttttttataacttaagtcTTTCGCCTTCTCTAAGCTAATCATTGATCTAAATTCCAAGCTCAATATTAAATTGTACATTTCTGCACACAAAGAAGTTAAGGAAAtgtcacacacatatattagggaatatatatatatatatatatatatatatatatatatatataattacaaaaaagaaaaagttaatacccaatttagttctTGACTATAGTGGCTTTTCttatttagtcctaaatgactttttgtgcttaattaaattctcgactttgatggtttacCCAATTGAGTCAACGGTTGTTAGAATATAATCAAGGACTAAATAGATAAAAATCAGCATCATTGAGGACACAATTGagtaaaaaatcactatagtcgaaaATTAACTTGGATAAAACTattaaagttgaggactaaattgagtattaatcGAGGTGAAATTACCAAGTTATTTTAACATAGGACTCAATTgaaaaaatcatcaaagtcgatgacttaattaatcacaaaaagtcatttaggactaaatcaagaaaaatcactatatataatcgaggactaaattgcGTATTAACTCACAAAAATGACAAAGTCACACCAACAATATCAACCATCACCACGAGTCGACTGATGTCTAGATGATCCTCTAGAACTCAGATCAATTGTATTTCGTATTAAGTTGTTATAAAAGTGAATGATCAACTTTAACTCTTTTTACATATAACCTATCATTTATAACATGACTGAATTATCTTTGATTGGtgttactttcttttttttttttgaaaaccagaTTGGTGTTACTAATAACTtattgaacaattttttttttattctattctattattttgttttattttattgtatgtgGTGGAAATAGGGATAATCCATGGAATTGAAACCCTAATggaatttatgtatatattcttGCAGCTGCCTGCAGGTGTTAAAAAAGtgaaaagggaaaaaggaaaagaataggCAGCTTTAGCTTAGATGGAGTGGAATGTCCAATCCCCATAGAATTGCTTTGGCATTTTTGGGGTTGGGACCCCATTCCTGGAATCCCAAATCAATTCCATTGTCTATGGCACTTTTTGTATCTTTCTCCATGTAAACAGGGACAAAGATAATGGGGATAGGGAGAGAAGCCTTTGAAATCCATCTGTCCTGCTGCTGGCATCTATAACTAGTTGAGGTTGACAAATCCTCGCTGaacaattatttaaaacatCCTCGTCATCTGACGGACAAAGAAAAATGAACAATTTTAAGTAGACAGTTTTTTTGAGATGTAGACCTCTCAACAGGTAACAAAAGCGTGCAAAAGTTTCTTCGAGTTGGAGAGAGATTGGCCCACGAGTGCAAATACAGAATGGAGCTTGATTGCAAGACCTGCCCATTGAGCAGAGACGAAAGTCGTGATTGAGTAGGGATCTGCCCATTGAGCAGCAGGGACGAAAGTAGTCAAGTAGATCTTAATGGTCTGCCCATTGAGCAGGGACGAAAGTAGCTATTGAGTTGGGACCTGCCCATTGAGCAGGGACGAAATCGAAGATGCCAAGTAAAAGAGTTGTGGAGAATGTGATAACGTAATTAAAAGTTTCGATTCAAATCAAAGATGGCAAATGTGACATGGATGGGGAGAAACCAAGTTATGACAATCGTGACTTCACcatcaactttaatttgtgttcCTCAAAGTAGCCAAAATGATAGGAATTCTTCAGCCATACGCATTTGCATCACATCAGATATTATTACAGCTGGTACAATATGGGCTACACTTAGCTTCCACAaaggcttcttcttcttcttctacaaaATTATTAGTTGAAAATTGAATAGAGAGCTACTTGGATGCTTCTTCACTCTATCAAAGTTTTAGTCAGAATAAGTGTCAAATAAGTCTTCAAACTGCACCCAATAATGTAATTAGGTCACTAAGCCTTAGGTTCAAACTCATCCCTTCCACATGAGAGTAGTGCAACCGAGTCTCATTAAATTATAAGGTTTTGGCAGTTCTtattccttttgttttgtatatatatatatgaatttattaatgCACTATCTTTGTAACTTTCGAACAAGCTTTATAAACAATATTCCATTTATGCACTATATGAATTTATGGGCATTCTTTTGATCTCATATTTACATTCTTTATCCTTTCATTTACTTGGGCTAATTGATTTAGTCCAACCTGAGTTAATGTGAAATTTATACGATGGATGATGCAAGGTGGACCAcatataaatattcatttttagtattattttaatgcactgaaaatttaatttttatgtagtatatcaaataataaatttcaatataCTAGTAATGAACTTTCAATATCCTAATAATGAACTTTATGTGgcttcagaaaaaaaaaaaaataatgaactttATGTCAATGACTTATCTTGTAAGGTAGACCATGgctcataatataataatgaattgaattttcacttttacattgtataatgtacattcagtacacaaataatgtacttttagtatattaaaaatgtacagtTTTTATGATCCACGCAACACAATATGAACCatagtccacataataatttgccatgaTTCTTTCATCCCATGTAAGAACGTGAcataaacaataatatatatattatgtttgtTTAAGACGTCCTGTTAATCTTAGCACGTATATTATTTCCATGTAATTAAAAATCAACGTTTGTCATCCACCTTTGCTTAAATGTGCTAagacaaacatcaatcatatatatttagGTGCTAAGACAATCAACAATAACAAACATCAAAACTTATAAAcatcaatcatatatatatttgactcAAGTGAATTGATTACTCCGTGAGATTAATTGCTACGTCTCTTCACAATTctctcttcttttatttttttccttttttttttttttgggtaacgaGAGAAATCCAAATGCATTACTCAAAAGTATATACGGGGTAAACTTTGCCTTGTAATCTTAACCAACAAATGACCATAAAGAAGAAACCAGCCTAGATTGCACATATTTGACggactcaaattaagaagatcAATAAATAGCTCTCATGTgttttcacaattttatatgtaaaatttgtTGTTCGTTGAAGGACCTTCAGACTCAAATAATGTCTTGATCTCTATTGAGGGTTGGATCAACATGCTTGGCATGATCTTCATggattttattttcatgatcattTTATGAAGATCTCTAGATAATTAGCTTCAAAGTTTTTTAGGATGTCTTCTTATACCTAGAAACGAGAGCAAATAGTTGtagtatgaaattaattattaatatcttcaaactcttttaatattatttaattaaacaaattagataatatctaTATTATCCAAAATGTATGACATAATTATGTCTAGATTCTTGCTTTCAAGATATAtttgaaaaattcaaatatattatcatccaaattcaaaataatacttCTCCAAATAAAGTCCAAtagttttttttgaaaaccaaccaaACCAAATATATTAAGTCATCGGAAGATCCGCAAGAACAATACAAGAAAGAAAACGAGGAATACAATCTAAGTATACCACATCGCCACTACTCGAAGCACGTAAGGACCTCTTCGCAATAGCGTGGGCTAACATATTTGCTTCCCTTttaacaaaacataaattaacCGTAAAAAACTGGTCTAACAGGAAACGAATGTCCTGAATAATCAATCCAAACAGGCCGCTACACAACCCTCCTTTCACAGCCGTAGTAACAAGCTGCGCATCAGTTTCCACAATCACACGATTCCATCCCATCTCTTTAACCCAACTTAACACCTCCCTCACTCCCACAGCCTCTGCTTCACGGATTGAGCAAACATACTCCTTTAAACGCCATCCCAGTCCAAGTACTTCCCCTTCCTCTCCTCTCACCACCCACCCAAAACCCATCACGTTTCGGTCAAAATCCAAGGCAACGTCCACATTAATTTTTACAAAAGAATGCAAAGGAGGTTGCCACGCCGTAGGGAAATAGCTAGCGCCTGAGGAAGAAACAAACGTAGCCTGTGCATGCAACTCATTCACCGTACGCCAATCATCCAAATATCTCAAAGCATTTGCCACTACTACTTTTGGAGGCAAACAATGTTGATGAAAAACCACTTGATTTCTATTCTCCCAAGCTACCCAAcatataacaataatttttgtaatcaTCTCCTTTGGCAATGAGGACCAAACTGCCGCAATCCATAAATCAATGTTATCCACATATTCCAACCTCCAATATTGGTTTAACTCACCCCAACAATCATGAATAAAAGAACAATTTGCAAAGAGATGAACTATAGATTCCTGCTCCAAACCACACAGGTGGCAAGCAACATCACAATCAACCTGTTTGATTTTCAAAGCATCTTTAGTAGGCAATTTATGATTACATACAGCCCAAAAAAAACACTTCAACTTTGGAGGtcattcccccccccccccccccccccccccccccccccccccccccccccccccccccccccccccccccccccccccccccccccccccccccccccccccccccccccccccccccccccccccccccccccccccccccccccccccccNNNNNNNNNNNNNNNNNNNNNNNNNNNNNNNNNNNNNNNNNNNNNNNNNNNNNNNNNNNNNNNNNNNNNNNNNNNNNNNNNNNNNNNNNNNNNNNNNNNNNNNNNNNNNNNNNNNNNNNNNNNNNNNNNNNNNNNNNNNNNNNNNNNNNNNNNNNNNNNNNNNNNNNNNNNNNNNNNNNNNNNNNNNNNNNNNNNNNNNNNNNNNNNNNNNNNNNNNNNNNNNNNNNNNNNNNNNNNNNNNNNNNNNNNNNNNNNNNNNNNNNNNNNNNNNNNNNNNNNNNNNNNNNNNNNNNNNNNNNNNNNNNNNNNNNNNNNNNNNNNNNNNNNNNNNNNNNNNNNNNNNNNNNNNNNNNNNNNNNNNNNNNNNNNNNNNNNNNNNNNNNNNNNNNNNNNNNNNNNNNNNNNNNNNNNNNNNNNNNNNNNNNNNNNNNNNNNNNNNNNNNNNNNNNNNNNNNNNNNNNNNNNNNNNNNNNNNNNNNNNNNNNNNNNNNNNNNNNNNNNNNNNNNNNNNNNNNNNNNNNNNNNNNNNNNNNNNNNNNNNNNNNNNNNNNNNNNNNNNNNNNNNNNNNNNNNNNNNNNNNNNNNNNNNNNNNNNNNNNNNNNNNNNNNNNNNNNNNNNNNNNNNNNNNNNNNNNNNNNNNNNNNNNNNNNNNNNNNNNNNNNNNNNNNNNNNNNNNNNNNNNNNNNNNNNNNNNNNNNNNNNNNNNNNNNNNNNNNNNNNNNNNNNNNNNNNNNNNNNNNNNNNNNNNNNNNNNNNNNNNNNNNNNNNNNNNNNNNNNNNNNNNNNNNNNNNNNNNNNNNNNNNNNNNNNNNNNNNNNNNNNNNNNNNNNNNNNNNNNNNNNNNNNNNNNNNNNNNNNNNNNNNNNNNNNNNNNNNNNNNNNNNNNNNNNNNNNNNNNNNNNNNNNNNNNNNNNNNNNNNNNNNNNNNNNNNNNNNNNNNNNNNNNNNNNNNNNNNNNNNNNNNNNNNNNNNNNNNNNNNNNNNNNNNNNNNNNNNNNNNNNNNNNNNNNNNNNNNNNNNNNNNNNNNNNNNNNNNNNNNNNNNNNNNNNNNNNNNNNNNNNNNNNNNNNNNNNNNNNNNNNNNNNNNNNNNNNNNNNNNNNNNNNNNNNNNNNNNNNNNNNNNNNNNNNNNNNNNNNNNNNNNNNNNNNNNNNNNNNNNNNNNNNNNNNNNNNNNNNNNNNNNNNNNNNcccccccccccccccaacacaCTGTCCCTTCAATGCTCAAATCCTGCCTAAGTACTCTATAAGCACTCTTGACAGAATACTCTCTCGACAAATCCTCATCCCAATACCACGAATCCCCAACTGGCCTATTTGAAGTAGGTAAACTCAGTATAAGGTTTGCATCCCTGCAATTAAAAATATCTCTGACCACCTCTTCATCCCAACATAAGGTATTAGGAATAAAAAGGGAACGAACACAAGGATTATTCAAATATATCGGTTCAGGTGTTGACACATAGGGGTTTTGTTTATTTGGAAGCCAAGGAACATTCCACACCCGAGTCGTAGACCCATCCCTCACGCACACCCTAGCACCCCTCGTAATCAAAGATTGAGAATTCCTTATACTAGACCACACAAACGAGGGGTTAGACCCCAACCCCGCCTCCAAAAAAGAACAAGTAGGGAAATAACGAGCTTTGAACACCCTCGTTACCAAAGCATTTTGATTCGTAAAAAGTTTCCACCCTTGTTTCCCCAACATGGCCAAATTCATCTCCCTCACCGTACGAAACCCCATTCCCCCAAACTCCTTAGGCTTACGCAAATCCCCCCAAGTACTCCACCTTATACCCCTACTCTCCCGTTGCTCACACCCCCACCAAAACGAATTCATTAACCTCTCAATTTCCTCAGACAGAGTTTTAGGAATAAGAAAACATTCATGGCGTAATTCGGAATGCTTTGCAAGACAGTCTTCAAAAGCACCTCCCTCCCCGCTCTAGATAAAAATCGATTACCCCA
This portion of the Ipomoea triloba cultivar NCNSP0323 chromosome 5, ASM357664v1 genome encodes:
- the LOC116020480 gene encoding uncharacterized protein LOC116020480 — encoded protein: MGFRTVREMNLAMLGKQGWKLFTNQNALVTRVFKARYFPTCSFLEAGLGSNPSFVWSSIRNSQSLITRGARVCVRDGSTTRVWNVPWLPNKQNPYVSTPEPIYLNNPCVRSLFIPNTLCWDEEVVRDIFNCRDANLILSLPTSNRPVGDSWYWDEDLSREYSVKSAYRVLRQDLSIEGTVDCDVACHLCGLEQESIVHLFANCSFIHDCWGELNQYWRLEYVDNIDLWIAAVWSSLPKEMITKIIVICWVAWENRNQVVFHQHCLPPKVVVANALRYLDDWRTVNELHAQATFVSSSGASYFPTAWQPPLHSFVKINVDVALDFDRNVMGFGWVVRGEEGEVLGLGWRLKEYVCSIREAEAVGVREVLSWVKEMGWNRVIVETDAQLVTTAVKGGLCSGLFGLIIQDIRFLLDQFFTVNLCFVKREANMLAHAIAKRSLRASSSGDVIPTQSRLSSLLNGQVLQSSSILYLHSWANLSPTRRNFCTLLLPVESEDLSTSTSYRCQQQDRWISKASLPIPIIFVPVYMEKDTKSAIDNGIDLGFQEWGPNPKNAKAILWGLDIPLHLS